The following are encoded together in the Nocardia sp. XZ_19_385 genome:
- a CDS encoding lipid-transfer protein, whose product MSNRVVVAGVGMIPFTTPSRTETYDVMGTEAARKALSDAGIEYSKIQQAYAGYVYGDSTCGQAVVYGLGQTGIPVVNVNNNCSTGSSALFLARQAVESGAVDVALAVGFEQMQRGALALGYTDRPTPFDRFNAVMDQIQERTEAPFAAQMFGGAGQQYADKYGTAPETFAKISVKSRRHAANNPYAVFTDPVTVEEVLASPHIYGTLTRLQCCPPTCGAAAAVLVSEKFAKANNIDTSIVIKAQSMVTDFPSTFTEQDMTKIVGYDMSKAAAQQVYEASGVAPADLRVVELHDCFTANELLTYEAIGLTPEGTAEKFINDGDNTYGGRVVTNPSGGLLSKGHPLGATGLAQCAELVWQLRGQADARQVEGDLKVALQHNIGLGGAAVVTLYEKVS is encoded by the coding sequence ATGAGTAATCGGGTGGTGGTGGCAGGCGTCGGGATGATTCCGTTCACGACGCCGAGCCGCACCGAGACCTACGACGTCATGGGCACCGAGGCCGCACGAAAGGCACTGTCCGACGCCGGGATCGAATATTCGAAGATCCAGCAGGCCTACGCCGGCTACGTCTACGGCGACTCCACCTGTGGGCAGGCGGTGGTCTATGGCCTCGGGCAGACCGGTATCCCGGTCGTCAACGTCAACAACAACTGCTCGACCGGGTCGTCGGCACTGTTCCTGGCGCGCCAGGCCGTCGAGTCCGGTGCGGTGGATGTGGCGCTGGCGGTCGGCTTCGAGCAGATGCAGCGCGGCGCGCTGGCCCTGGGCTACACCGACCGGCCCACTCCGTTCGACCGTTTCAACGCGGTTATGGATCAAATCCAGGAGCGCACCGAGGCGCCGTTCGCGGCTCAGATGTTCGGCGGAGCCGGACAGCAGTACGCCGACAAATACGGCACGGCGCCGGAGACCTTCGCCAAGATCTCGGTGAAGTCGCGCAGGCATGCGGCCAACAATCCGTACGCCGTCTTCACCGACCCGGTCACGGTTGAAGAAGTGCTGGCCTCCCCGCATATCTACGGCACGCTGACCCGGCTGCAGTGCTGCCCGCCCACCTGTGGTGCGGCCGCCGCAGTGCTGGTGAGCGAGAAGTTCGCGAAGGCCAACAACATCGACACCTCGATCGTCATCAAGGCCCAGTCGATGGTCACCGACTTCCCGTCCACCTTCACCGAGCAGGACATGACGAAGATCGTTGGCTACGACATGTCCAAGGCTGCCGCACAACAGGTTTACGAAGCGTCGGGTGTCGCGCCGGCCGATCTCCGCGTCGTCGAACTGCACGACTGCTTCACCGCCAACGAACTGCTCACCTATGAGGCCATCGGGCTGACCCCGGAGGGCACGGCGGAGAAGTTCATCAATGACGGCGACAACACCTACGGCGGCCGGGTGGTCACCAACCCCTCCGGCGGCCTGCTGTCCAAGGGGCATCCGCTGGGTGCGACCGGTCTGGCGCAATGCGCGGAACTGGTGTGGCAACTGCGTGGTCAGGCCGACGCCCGTCAGGTCGAGGGCGATCTGAAAGTCGCACTGCAGCACAACATCGGGCTCGGCGGCGCGGCCGTGGTGACCCTGTACGAGAAAGTGAGCTGA
- a CDS encoding SDR family NAD(P)-dependent oxidoreductase — MGTLDGQVAIVSGSGRGIGREIALKLAAEGTKVVVNDLDAEPAKETVAAIEAAGGQALSCIGSVTDEDFAERFVQTAVEGFGGLDIIVNNAGYTWDSVIQKMTDEQWDAILDVHLKAPFRILRAAQPVIAAQVKKAKEAGAPIPCRKVVNISSVAGTGGNAGQANYSSAKAGLIGLTKTLSKEWGRYNVTVNAVAFGMIKTRLTEAPADSGGTIDVQGKEIKVGVNPQLVAAMEQMIPLGRAGTPSEGAGAVYLFCTQESNYISGQTVVCGGGFNI; from the coding sequence ATGGGAACTCTGGACGGACAGGTCGCCATCGTCTCCGGCTCCGGTCGCGGCATCGGCCGTGAGATCGCGCTGAAGCTGGCCGCCGAAGGCACCAAGGTCGTGGTGAACGACCTCGACGCCGAACCCGCCAAGGAAACCGTCGCCGCGATCGAAGCCGCTGGGGGACAGGCGCTCTCCTGCATCGGCAGCGTCACCGACGAGGATTTCGCGGAGCGTTTCGTGCAGACGGCGGTCGAGGGGTTCGGCGGGCTGGACATCATCGTCAACAACGCCGGCTACACCTGGGATTCGGTGATCCAGAAGATGACCGACGAACAGTGGGACGCCATCCTCGACGTGCATCTCAAAGCGCCGTTCCGGATCTTGCGCGCTGCCCAGCCGGTGATCGCGGCGCAGGTGAAGAAGGCCAAGGAAGCCGGCGCGCCGATTCCGTGCCGCAAGGTCGTCAACATCTCCTCGGTCGCGGGCACGGGCGGCAATGCGGGACAGGCGAATTACTCCTCGGCCAAGGCGGGTCTGATCGGACTGACCAAGACCCTGTCCAAGGAGTGGGGCCGCTACAACGTCACCGTCAATGCCGTCGCCTTCGGCATGATCAAGACTCGGCTCACCGAGGCCCCCGCCGACAGCGGCGGCACCATCGATGTGCAGGGCAAGGAGATCAAGGTCGGGGTCAATCCGCAGCTGGTGGCCGCGATGGAGCAGATGATCCCGCTGGGTCGGGCCGGCACGCCCAGCGAGGGCGCCGGCGCGGTGTATCTGTTCTGCACCCAGGAGTCCAATTACATCAGTGGCCAGACCGTCGTGTGCGGCGGCGGCTTCAACATCTGA
- a CDS encoding MaoC/PaaZ C-terminal domain-containing protein — protein sequence MTTAAAIEVGTVLPPLQIRTISRTTLALFAGASGDHNPMHIDIDVAKSAGLEDVFAHGMLTMAYLGRLLTNWVPQQSIRSYGVRFAAITPVLGKPTATGKVVSIEEVDGERRATLELSVVLADGTITLTGDAVVAL from the coding sequence ATGACCACTGCCGCAGCCATCGAGGTCGGCACCGTGCTGCCGCCGCTGCAGATCCGCACTATCTCGCGCACCACGCTCGCGCTGTTCGCCGGTGCTTCCGGTGACCACAATCCGATGCACATCGATATCGATGTCGCCAAGTCGGCCGGCCTGGAGGATGTGTTCGCCCACGGCATGCTCACGATGGCCTACCTGGGTCGGCTGCTCACCAATTGGGTTCCGCAGCAGTCGATCCGAAGCTATGGCGTGCGTTTCGCCGCCATCACACCGGTGCTCGGTAAACCGACCGCCACCGGCAAGGTCGTCTCGATCGAGGAGGTGGACGGCGAACGCCGCGCCACGCTCGAACTTTCCGTCGTACTCGCCGACGGCACCATCACGCTCACCGGCGACGCCGTCGTCGCCCTCTGA
- a CDS encoding MaoC family dehydratase N-terminal domain-containing protein: MAIDPALVGTELPATTLTVDAGRLRFFAKAIGETNPVYTDAEAAKAAGYRDLPVPPTFLFAIELDGPNPFEFVEKAGVDLRFVLHGEQSFIYHSPAVAGDVLVATPRITDVYSKKGGALEFLVKVTAVTRVDGSAVADLKSIIVVRNPGAGK; encoded by the coding sequence ATGGCCATCGATCCCGCGCTCGTCGGAACCGAGCTTCCGGCAACCACTTTGACCGTCGACGCCGGTCGGCTGCGGTTCTTCGCGAAGGCGATCGGCGAGACCAACCCGGTGTACACCGATGCCGAAGCGGCCAAGGCCGCAGGTTACCGCGATCTGCCGGTGCCGCCGACGTTCCTGTTCGCGATCGAGCTGGACGGTCCGAACCCGTTCGAGTTCGTCGAAAAGGCCGGTGTGGACCTGCGTTTCGTGCTGCACGGCGAGCAGTCGTTCATCTATCACTCGCCCGCGGTGGCCGGTGACGTGCTCGTCGCGACACCGCGGATCACCGATGTGTACAGCAAGAAGGGCGGTGCGCTGGAGTTCCTGGTGAAGGTGACCGCGGTCACCCGCGTTGATGGTTCGGCCGTCGCCGACCTGAAGTCGATCATCGTCGTTCGCAATCCAGGAGCAGGCAAATGA